Proteins encoded by one window of Labrus bergylta chromosome 2, fLabBer1.1, whole genome shotgun sequence:
- the LOC109989183 gene encoding putative defense protein Hdd11: MDLLLPFFMILKVLCHVRGYPSGAPTGACEDMMPRHSGVQPQPFPLPYTIVTNTWTFQPGQPVTVTVRGPDYRGVLLEARTFGNTNALGSWQLPPPDTKFLQCTGNPQGAVTHSNTNLKGNTTVYSWIPPDSASPVYFMATVAQQRAVYWVGVRSMTLTRGKPEEVNLATTGASAGMAEEKPLLFLIACLLMFQALVWK; the protein is encoded by the exons ATGGAtctgttgttgcctttttttatgattcttaaggttctctgtcatgttcgtGGTTATCCCTCCGGTGCGCCCACCGGTGCCTGTGAGGATATGATGCCTCGACACTCCGGCGTGCAGCCTCAGCCTTTTCCTCTACCATACACCATTGTCACCAACACATGGACATTTCAGCCAGGACAGCCCGTTACAG TGACAGTGAGGGGACCAGATTACAGAGGTGTGCTTCTCGAGGCTCGGACATTCGGCAACACAAATGCTTTGGGAAGCTGGCAGCTGCCTCCACCGGACACAAAGTTTCTTCAG TGCACAGGGAATCCACAGGGTGCTGTCACTCACTCCAACACCAACCTGAAGGGCAACACCACTGTGTACAGCTGGATACCACCCGACTCTGCAAGCCCCGTCTACTTCAT GGCCACTGTAGCTCAGCAGCGAGCGGTCTACTGGGTTGGTGTGAGGTCCATGACTCTGACCAGAG GGAAACCAGAAGAAGTCAATCTGGCCACCACAGGAGCGAGTGCAGGGATGGCTGAAGAGAAACCTCTGCTTTTTCTCATTGCATGTTTACTGATGTTTCAGGCGCTAGTGTGGAAATAA